The Sinorhizobium chiapasense genome contains a region encoding:
- a CDS encoding LacI family DNA-binding transcriptional regulator, which yields MGIAGKNGAGAVRIADVARHADVGAGTVSRVLNGSPNVTAQTRERVMAAIQELGYVPNLVARGLAANRTGVVAAIIPVLGYAQHSEVIQGMLEGLKPYGITVMIGSSGYSEEGEERVVEAFLARRPDAIYVTGGRHSARTRELLKSSGIPVIEGSNLHDNPIDTVIGYSNFDAARKLTARLFASGRKHVAHVTFSTDPNDRIADRLEGYRAACRELGLPDDLFIETTNSFEGGAKALRTILDSWPEVDGIFFVTDVLAVGALHECQRRGIAVPEHFAICGFDDLPIAASVVPALTTARIGPVSMGRKIAEVILARIKGEADVDKRIDVGFQIIERESAVLGPKPP from the coding sequence ATGGGAATTGCCGGAAAGAATGGGGCAGGGGCGGTGCGCATCGCAGATGTCGCGCGCCATGCGGACGTCGGAGCGGGAACCGTTTCGCGGGTGTTGAACGGCTCGCCCAACGTGACCGCTCAGACCCGGGAAAGGGTGATGGCCGCTATCCAGGAGCTCGGGTATGTGCCCAATCTGGTCGCGCGGGGCCTTGCGGCGAACAGAACCGGCGTTGTGGCTGCAATCATCCCGGTTCTCGGTTACGCCCAGCATTCGGAAGTGATCCAGGGAATGCTCGAGGGCCTGAAACCCTACGGGATAACGGTCATGATCGGTTCGAGCGGCTACTCCGAAGAAGGGGAAGAACGGGTCGTAGAAGCGTTCCTTGCCCGCAGGCCGGACGCCATCTACGTAACCGGCGGGCGGCACAGCGCCCGAACGCGGGAGCTGCTGAAGAGCAGCGGAATCCCGGTGATCGAGGGAAGCAATCTGCACGACAATCCGATCGACACCGTGATCGGCTATTCGAACTTCGACGCGGCTCGAAAATTGACGGCGCGCCTGTTCGCGAGCGGTCGCAAGCACGTCGCGCATGTGACGTTCTCGACCGACCCAAATGATCGTATTGCAGATCGCCTCGAAGGCTATCGAGCGGCTTGCCGCGAGCTGGGTCTGCCGGACGATCTCTTCATTGAGACCACAAACAGTTTCGAGGGCGGCGCCAAGGCACTTCGGACAATACTGGACAGCTGGCCGGAGGTCGACGGAATCTTCTTTGTTACCGACGTGCTTGCGGTCGGCGCCCTGCACGAATGTCAGCGGCGAGGTATCGCTGTTCCCGAGCACTTCGCCATTTGCGGCTTCGACGACTTGCCGATCGCTGCGTCGGTCGTTCCGGCCCTGACGACGGCACGCATAGGCCCCGTTTCGATGGGCCGGAAGATTGCCGAGGTTATCCTGGCCCGCATCAAGGGAGAGGCAGACGTCGACAAGCGCATCGACGTAGGTTTCCAAATTATCGAGCGAGAAAGCGCGGTGCTTGGTCCGAAGCCGCCGTGA
- a CDS encoding GNAT family N-acetyltransferase, producing MSDRFLYTTPLDPLAKPLIDELIHEYDSRYGSYFNAEGAAAELNRYPPEAFAPPHGNFLLLIRDGQTIGGGAFKHYDERTAEFKRIWTRSDLRRQGLARKVLVELEAQAARQGYTRIYLTTGFRQPEAVGLYLNYGYTALFDTAVDPEVYKSLPFEKDITHLVPSVFETEAAKPRLRVAGASL from the coding sequence ATGAGCGATCGATTCCTCTATACAACGCCGCTTGATCCGCTGGCCAAGCCGCTGATCGACGAACTGATCCATGAATATGACAGCCGTTACGGCAGCTATTTCAATGCCGAAGGTGCTGCGGCCGAACTGAACCGCTATCCTCCTGAGGCCTTTGCGCCGCCTCACGGCAATTTTCTCCTGTTGATCCGCGATGGCCAAACCATCGGCGGCGGCGCTTTCAAGCACTACGACGAGCGCACGGCCGAGTTCAAACGCATCTGGACGCGCTCGGATCTGCGCCGCCAGGGCCTTGCCCGCAAGGTGCTGGTGGAGCTGGAGGCACAGGCGGCCCGGCAAGGCTATACCCGCATTTACCTGACGACCGGTTTCCGCCAGCCCGAAGCCGTCGGCCTTTATCTGAACTACGGCTACACCGCTCTCTTCGACACGGCCGTCGATCCAGAGGTCTACAAAAGCCTGCCCTTCGAGAAAGACATCACCCACCTCGTTCCGTCGGTTTTCGAAACCGAAGCGGCCAAACCGCGCCTGCGCGTGGCCGGCGCAAGTCTCTGA
- the nifA gene encoding nif-specific transcriptional activator NifA, which translates to MAHMLHGRFEEGGRSESGTKNKADPFVSGIYQISKVLTAPTRLEITLTNVVNILSSMLEMRDAAIVVLENETEPEIVATAGITPSPHSGSGRVVSRAAIDAIVATGAPVVIQDASKSELLQPDRQASPSGTTIPGRFIGVPVKAERKILGTLSIVRVRGDTTNIPYDDDVGFLTLIANLVGQTIWLHRSFGIDDKRLTEEQRRDENSPDGERNDIGGRLPAKIDWIVGESPAVKEVLATVSAVAPTNTTVLLRGESGTGKELFAQAIHELSPRRKKPFVRLNCAALPEGVLESELFGHEKGAFTGAISQRAGRFELANGGTLLLDEIGEISPTFQAKLLRVLQEGELERVGGTRTLKVDVRLICATNKNLETAVANGEFRADLYYRINVVPIVLPPLRDRPGDISRLAKVFLKRFNKENGRELTFAPSALDVISQCRFPGNVRELENCVRRTATLAPSTTIVSSDFACKNSQCHSALLWKGSNGSFGDMGSGEPTRESTVSGGSPFAAGCAGASLGEVSSKACDPNDPACPAIGARLTERERLIDAMERSGWVQAKAARLLGLTPRQIGYAIRRYQIEVKKF; encoded by the coding sequence ATGGCTCACATGCTGCACGGTCGGTTCGAAGAAGGAGGGCGGTCTGAATCAGGCACAAAAAACAAGGCGGATCCCTTTGTCAGCGGAATTTACCAGATATCGAAAGTCCTGACCGCACCTACCCGGCTGGAGATCACGCTCACCAATGTCGTGAACATCCTCTCCTCGATGCTGGAAATGCGTGACGCAGCAATCGTCGTCCTGGAAAATGAAACCGAGCCCGAAATTGTCGCGACTGCGGGCATTACACCCTCACCTCATTCCGGCAGCGGCCGAGTTGTATCCCGGGCCGCAATAGACGCGATCGTTGCTACCGGAGCACCGGTCGTCATACAGGATGCCAGCAAGTCGGAGCTCCTTCAGCCCGACCGTCAAGCGTCTCCAAGCGGCACCACCATCCCGGGCCGCTTTATCGGTGTTCCGGTAAAGGCCGAGCGCAAAATACTTGGCACATTATCGATCGTTCGCGTCAGGGGCGACACCACCAACATTCCCTATGACGATGACGTCGGCTTTCTCACACTGATCGCCAACCTTGTCGGCCAGACGATCTGGCTCCATCGCAGTTTTGGCATCGATGATAAGCGGCTCACAGAGGAGCAACGCAGGGACGAGAACTCTCCCGACGGTGAGAGGAACGACATCGGCGGGCGGCTGCCTGCCAAGATCGACTGGATCGTCGGGGAAAGCCCCGCAGTCAAGGAGGTGCTCGCAACCGTTTCGGCCGTGGCCCCGACCAATACCACCGTACTCCTGCGGGGCGAAAGCGGCACCGGCAAGGAACTCTTTGCACAGGCCATCCATGAGCTTTCACCTCGAAGGAAGAAGCCCTTTGTAAGATTGAACTGCGCCGCACTGCCCGAAGGCGTTCTTGAATCGGAGCTGTTCGGGCATGAGAAGGGTGCCTTCACCGGGGCCATCTCGCAGCGCGCGGGCCGTTTCGAACTGGCAAACGGCGGAACACTGTTGCTTGACGAGATTGGCGAAATCTCGCCTACATTTCAGGCCAAGCTGTTGCGCGTCTTGCAGGAAGGTGAACTGGAGCGGGTTGGCGGCACCAGAACGCTAAAGGTCGACGTTCGGCTCATATGCGCCACCAACAAGAATCTCGAAACGGCTGTCGCCAATGGAGAGTTCAGGGCTGATCTTTATTACCGCATCAATGTAGTGCCGATTGTGTTGCCGCCGCTCAGGGATCGACCCGGCGACATTTCTCGCCTTGCGAAAGTCTTCCTCAAGCGATTCAACAAGGAGAATGGCCGCGAACTGACATTCGCGCCCTCGGCGCTTGACGTAATCTCGCAATGCCGCTTCCCCGGGAACGTCCGTGAACTAGAAAACTGCGTGCGAAGGACGGCAACTCTCGCGCCGTCAACGACGATCGTTTCTTCGGATTTCGCCTGCAAGAACAGCCAGTGCCACTCTGCGCTTCTGTGGAAGGGATCCAACGGTTCATTTGGCGATATGGGCAGCGGTGAGCCCACCAGAGAGAGCACAGTGTCGGGTGGATCCCCGTTTGCGGCCGGGTGCGCCGGCGCCTCTCTAGGCGAGGTCTCCTCCAAAGCTTGTGATCCGAACGATCCTGCCTGCCCCGCAATCGGTGCGCGTCTGACTGAGCGCGAACGGCTGATCGACGCGATGGAGAGATCCGGCTGGGTTCAGGCCAAAGCGGCCCGCCTTCTAGGCCTCACACCACGTCAGATTGGTTATGCCATCCGCCGGTATCAAATCGAGGTGAAGAAGTTCTAA
- a CDS encoding LLM class flavin-dependent oxidoreductase: MAQKKITFGIILQGAGGNMNAWKHPSGPADASINFEFLKITALKAEAAGIAFAFVADGLYINEKSIPHFLNRFEPLTILSSLATVTSKIGLAGTVSTSYSDPFTVARQFASLDLLSGGRAGWNAVTTPLEGTAKNYSRPHPEHALRYEMAHEYLEVVKGLWDSWDDDAFVRDRASGKFFDREKLHRLDHKGRFFQVEGPLNIQRSPQGQPVIFQAGSSDAGISLAGKHADAVFTHAVSLEDNQTFSRRVRQAAVAQGRSADDVKIFPGIGPIVGTTQAEAEEKYQVIRNLISIEEALAYLGRFFDHHDFSVYDLDEPFPELGDIGKNSFRSTTDRIKRTAREKGHTLREAALEAATPREGFVGTAEAIADEIIDWVEKDGADGFILSFPVIAEGLDDFIRLVIPILQERGNFDPHLEGQTLRDHLGLPRRGSVYAAGQSAAEKARA, from the coding sequence ATGGCTCAAAAAAAGATCACGTTCGGCATCATTCTGCAGGGCGCAGGCGGCAACATGAATGCTTGGAAGCATCCGAGCGGACCGGCGGATGCCAGCATCAATTTCGAGTTCTTGAAAATAACGGCACTAAAGGCGGAGGCGGCTGGCATCGCCTTCGCTTTCGTGGCCGATGGCCTCTACATCAACGAAAAGTCGATCCCGCATTTCCTCAACCGTTTCGAGCCGCTGACGATCCTTTCTTCGCTGGCAACCGTGACGTCGAAGATCGGTCTCGCGGGCACGGTTTCGACCTCCTACAGCGATCCGTTCACCGTCGCCCGCCAGTTCGCTTCGCTCGACCTCTTGAGCGGCGGTAGGGCCGGCTGGAATGCGGTGACGACGCCGCTCGAGGGTACGGCGAAGAACTACAGCCGCCCGCATCCGGAACACGCGCTACGCTACGAGATGGCGCATGAATATCTCGAAGTCGTCAAAGGTCTCTGGGACAGTTGGGACGACGATGCCTTCGTGCGTGACCGTGCAAGCGGAAAATTCTTTGATCGCGAGAAGCTGCATCGGCTCGATCACAAGGGGCGCTTCTTCCAGGTGGAAGGACCGCTCAATATCCAGCGCTCGCCCCAGGGCCAGCCGGTCATCTTCCAGGCGGGTTCGTCGGATGCCGGCATAAGCCTTGCCGGCAAGCACGCCGATGCCGTCTTCACCCATGCCGTTTCGCTCGAAGACAACCAGACCTTCTCCCGGCGAGTACGGCAGGCGGCCGTGGCGCAGGGGCGTTCGGCGGACGATGTGAAGATCTTCCCCGGTATCGGACCGATCGTCGGCACAACCCAGGCCGAGGCGGAAGAGAAATACCAGGTCATCCGCAATCTCATTTCGATCGAGGAGGCGCTCGCCTATCTCGGCCGCTTCTTCGACCATCACGATTTTAGCGTCTACGATCTCGATGAGCCGTTCCCGGAACTCGGCGATATCGGCAAGAACAGTTTCCGCTCGACCACTGACCGGATCAAGCGAACCGCCAGGGAGAAGGGCCACACGCTGCGCGAGGCGGCGCTCGAGGCCGCGACGCCGCGCGAAGGCTTCGTCGGCACGGCCGAAGCCATTGCCGACGAGATCATCGACTGGGTGGAGAAGGATGGCGCAGACGGTTTTATCCTCAGCTTCCCGGTAATTGCCGAGGGCCTGGACGACTTCATCCGGCTGGTCATTCCGATCCTACAGGAACGCGGCAACTTCGATCCGCATCTTGAAGGCCAGACGCTGCGGGATCACCTAGGACTGCCACGGCGCGGAAGCGTTTATGCGGCCGGCCAGTCTGCGGCGGAAAAGGCGCGAGCCTGA
- a CDS encoding ABC transporter substrate-binding protein, with protein sequence MTFADRARLLIAGAVTIGAIGFGSAQAQQKFDLSPEQPNRVRVEKNEKRVAEIKDFKFVENGVFTVGISTSGNLPLHDYASDSKTVIGYDVDLAQAIADSLGLKLNLVSVAWADWPLGLTSGKFDAVISNVTVTEERKEKFDFSTYRKDELGFYVKADSAITSIKEPKDIAGLRVITDAGTNQEKILLEWDRRNVAAGLKPIEVQYYDDDAVKDLAVQSGRADAVFSVNATQAYASGLNGKTKLVGTVSGGWPITAEIAVTTRKDSGLAAPLTAVINDLIASGAYKTILDTWNLGPEAIDKAQTNPLGLPKSGS encoded by the coding sequence ATGACATTTGCAGATAGGGCAAGGCTTCTCATAGCGGGAGCTGTAACCATTGGCGCGATCGGGTTTGGTTCCGCTCAGGCGCAGCAGAAATTCGATCTCAGCCCGGAGCAGCCGAACCGGGTGCGCGTCGAAAAGAACGAGAAGCGCGTCGCCGAAATCAAGGACTTCAAGTTTGTCGAAAATGGCGTCTTCACCGTCGGCATCAGCACGAGCGGGAATCTGCCGCTGCATGATTATGCCTCCGATTCCAAGACCGTCATCGGCTACGACGTCGATCTGGCGCAGGCGATTGCCGACAGCCTCGGGCTGAAGCTCAATCTCGTTTCCGTCGCCTGGGCCGATTGGCCGCTCGGACTGACGTCCGGCAAGTTCGATGCAGTGATTTCGAATGTGACGGTGACGGAGGAGCGCAAGGAGAAATTCGACTTCTCGACCTACCGCAAGGACGAGCTCGGCTTCTACGTCAAGGCCGACAGTGCGATCACCTCGATCAAGGAACCGAAGGATATTGCCGGGCTGAGGGTCATCACCGATGCCGGCACCAACCAGGAGAAGATCCTGCTGGAATGGGACCGCCGGAACGTCGCGGCCGGCCTGAAGCCGATCGAGGTGCAATATTACGACGACGACGCGGTCAAGGACCTGGCTGTCCAATCCGGCAGAGCTGATGCCGTCTTCAGCGTCAACGCAACGCAGGCCTACGCCTCGGGACTGAACGGCAAGACCAAGCTTGTCGGCACGGTGAGCGGCGGCTGGCCGATCACGGCCGAGATCGCGGTGACCACGCGCAAGGACAGCGGTCTGGCGGCTCCTCTGACTGCCGTCATTAATGACCTGATCGCCAGCGGCGCCTACAAGACGATCCTCGATACTTGGAATCTCGGCCCCGAGGCGATCGACAAGGCTCAGACCAATCCGCTCGGTCTGCCGAAGAGCGGCTCCTGA
- a CDS encoding LLM class flavin-dependent oxidoreductase: protein MPYLLSLLDKSPIEQGHTAADALQATVKLAIRAEELGYHRFWVAEHHNMSNLASSSPEALIAYLLARTSKIRIGSGGVMLQHYSAYKVAETFNLLASLAPGRVDLGVGKAPGGFPLATRALQLAADPASRPDFTDQLSDLNTYLAADPNYNGAQATPFPPTAPERFLLGASVESAELAAAKGWELVFAGHLNGDPDNLRKTFETYERASGGKRPILALAAFAAESEEYARARVGNLRVIKVFLPNGQTVNVGSEEQAAEFARQAGVTDYRTEEKVPSVLHGTAKQIRKELDEFHRRYGVKEFVLDTPALSASERLASIELLAKERLSLVA from the coding sequence ATGCCCTACCTCCTCAGCCTTCTCGACAAAAGCCCGATCGAACAGGGCCACACCGCCGCGGATGCTTTGCAGGCGACGGTAAAGCTTGCCATCCGGGCCGAGGAGCTCGGCTATCACCGGTTCTGGGTCGCCGAGCATCACAACATGTCCAATCTGGCGAGCTCCTCGCCGGAGGCGCTGATAGCCTACCTCCTTGCCAGGACCTCGAAAATCCGTATCGGCTCCGGCGGCGTCATGTTGCAGCACTATAGTGCCTACAAGGTTGCCGAGACCTTTAATCTTCTGGCATCGCTTGCGCCCGGCCGCGTCGATCTCGGCGTCGGCAAGGCGCCGGGCGGCTTTCCGCTCGCAACGCGCGCCCTGCAGCTTGCCGCCGATCCGGCCAGCAGGCCGGATTTTACGGACCAGCTTTCGGACCTCAACACCTATCTTGCCGCCGACCCGAATTACAACGGTGCGCAAGCGACGCCATTTCCGCCGACCGCTCCCGAGCGCTTCCTGCTCGGCGCCAGCGTCGAAAGCGCCGAACTCGCTGCCGCGAAGGGCTGGGAGCTCGTCTTTGCCGGCCACCTGAATGGCGATCCTGACAATCTGCGCAAGACCTTCGAGACTTACGAGCGCGCATCCGGTGGCAAGCGCCCGATCCTGGCGCTCGCAGCCTTTGCCGCCGAAAGCGAAGAATATGCCCGCGCGCGCGTCGGCAATCTGCGGGTTATCAAGGTGTTCCTGCCGAACGGTCAGACCGTCAATGTCGGCAGCGAGGAACAGGCCGCCGAATTTGCTCGCCAGGCTGGTGTCACCGATTATCGCACCGAGGAAAAGGTGCCGAGCGTCCTGCACGGCACGGCAAAGCAGATCCGCAAGGAACTGGACGAGTTTCACCGCCGCTACGGCGTCAAGGAATTCGTGCTCGATACGCCGGCGCTCTCGGCTTCCGAGCGCCTCGCCTCCATCGAGCTGCTCGCGAAAGAGCGGCTTTCTCTCGTCGCCTGA
- a CDS encoding NodA family N-acyltransferase, translating to MRSNVQWKLCWENELQLSDHVELTDFFRRTYGPTGAFNAKPFEGSQSWAGARPELRAIAYDSSGVAAHMGLLRRFIKVDGVDLLVAELGLYGVRPDLEGLGIAHSIHVMLPTLQEFQVPFAFGTVRNQLRKHIERFGRHGLVTVMSGISVRSTLPHARVDLPPTRVEDPLVIVLPVSRPLSDWPAAKMIDRNGPEL from the coding sequence ATGCGCTCTAACGTGCAGTGGAAATTGTGTTGGGAAAACGAGTTGCAACTCTCCGACCATGTCGAACTCACGGACTTCTTTCGAAGGACCTATGGACCGACAGGGGCCTTTAATGCGAAGCCGTTCGAAGGCAGTCAAAGCTGGGCAGGGGCAAGACCCGAGCTTCGTGCCATCGCCTACGATTCCAGCGGTGTAGCGGCTCACATGGGCTTGCTGCGCCGTTTCATCAAGGTTGACGGAGTCGACCTGCTCGTGGCTGAACTCGGCTTGTATGGAGTGCGTCCGGATCTCGAAGGGCTCGGAATCGCCCATTCGATCCATGTCATGCTTCCAACACTGCAGGAGTTTCAAGTTCCATTCGCTTTCGGTACCGTTCGCAACCAGCTGCGGAAACACATTGAGCGGTTCGGCCGACACGGCCTGGTGACTGTCATGTCTGGGATCAGCGTACGATCCACGCTGCCACACGCGCGTGTCGACCTGCCGCCGACGCGCGTCGAGGATCCACTTGTCATCGTCCTGCCTGTTAGTCGGCCGCTCTCCGACTGGCCCGCCGCCAAGATGATCGACCGGAACGGACCAGAGCTATGA
- a CDS encoding type 2 periplasmic-binding domain-containing protein → MTYDRGSFLNLVGNASTGLVLATGVTAIAASRHRPGKDPAEGLDEPPARRELEPTMDMASDKLKKRTDSQLDMQVSKLRELGHSGSEIIRSLRSSIVDFADVAVGYGIRDIPAIEAIQLPGVYTDNEQIRRQ, encoded by the coding sequence ATGACCTACGATCGCGGTTCATTTCTGAACCTAGTTGGAAACGCTTCCACGGGATTAGTGCTTGCGACGGGCGTCACGGCTATCGCCGCCTCCCGCCACCGCCCAGGAAAAGATCCTGCGGAAGGCCTTGACGAACCACCGGCTCGGCGCGAGCTGGAGCCTACGATGGACATGGCTTCTGACAAACTGAAGAAGCGCACCGACAGCCAGCTCGACATGCAGGTTTCTAAGCTGCGGGAACTGGGCCATTCAGGCTCGGAAATCATCCGTAGCCTGCGTTCCAGCATCGTCGACTTTGCCGACGTGGCGGTAGGCTACGGTATTCGGGATATTCCCGCCATCGAAGCCATCCAATTGCCGGGCGTTTACACCGACAACGAGCAGATCCGTAGGCAATGA
- a CDS encoding M20 aminoacylase family protein has protein sequence MNIQTDGARHRDDAERIILASIDEFVAIRRDLHQYPELSFHEGRTSRLVAKYLLSYGYEVTEGVGGYGVVATLRRGPGGKRIGIRADIDALPIEEATNLVYSSRNPGVMHACGHDGHTTILLAAARYLAEHGKFSGTLTLIFQPAEEVGAGARKMIEDRLFERFPVDAVFGLHNWPGVTAGQFGFVEGPAMASVDQALIRIIGRGGHGAAPHETVDPVLASASFITALQSIVARNVDPLEMAVLTVGSIHGGSASNIIPESVELKLTARAYSEVVRDKLEERVPVLARAQAESFGAQAEVKYRRGFPAVVNHPEETRFARRVAEGSFPAEQVAKDFRPRTASEDFAYMLHARPGSYLFVGNGDSAALHSPQYDFNDEIIVPAARFWARLAETFLS, from the coding sequence ATGAACATCCAGACTGACGGCGCGCGTCATCGCGACGACGCCGAACGGATAATCCTTGCCTCGATCGACGAGTTCGTCGCCATCCGGCGCGACCTGCATCAATATCCCGAACTCTCCTTCCATGAGGGGCGGACGTCCAGGCTCGTGGCCAAGTACCTGCTCTCCTACGGCTACGAGGTAACGGAGGGTGTCGGCGGTTATGGAGTGGTCGCGACGCTCAGGCGGGGGCCGGGTGGCAAGCGCATCGGCATCCGTGCGGATATCGATGCGCTGCCGATCGAAGAGGCGACAAATCTCGTCTATTCGAGCCGAAACCCGGGCGTCATGCATGCCTGCGGTCATGACGGGCACACAACGATCCTGCTCGCCGCGGCCCGGTATCTCGCCGAACACGGCAAATTCTCCGGCACGCTGACGCTAATCTTCCAGCCGGCCGAGGAAGTCGGCGCCGGCGCCCGCAAGATGATCGAGGACCGGCTGTTCGAGCGCTTTCCCGTCGATGCGGTCTTCGGCCTGCACAATTGGCCGGGTGTTACGGCGGGCCAGTTCGGCTTCGTCGAAGGGCCGGCCATGGCCTCCGTCGACCAGGCTTTGATCCGCATCATTGGCAGGGGCGGCCATGGCGCCGCACCGCACGAGACCGTCGATCCGGTGCTCGCCTCCGCCTCCTTCATCACCGCATTGCAGAGCATCGTCGCCCGCAATGTCGATCCGCTCGAAATGGCGGTGCTGACCGTCGGCTCAATCCATGGCGGCTCGGCCTCCAACATCATCCCGGAAAGCGTCGAGCTGAAGCTGACGGCGCGGGCCTATTCCGAGGTGGTTCGCGACAAGCTGGAGGAACGCGTCCCGGTCTTGGCGCGCGCCCAGGCGGAGAGTTTTGGCGCCCAGGCGGAAGTGAAGTACCGCCGTGGTTTTCCGGCCGTGGTCAACCATCCCGAGGAAACACGTTTTGCCCGCCGCGTCGCCGAAGGAAGCTTTCCGGCGGAACAGGTGGCAAAGGATTTCAGGCCGCGCACGGCGAGCGAGGATTTCGCCTACATGCTGCACGCGAGGCCGGGCTCCTACCTGTTCGTCGGCAATGGCGACAGTGCTGCCCTTCACAGTCCGCAATACGATTTCAACGACGAGATCATTGTGCCTGCCGCCCGATTCTGGGCGCGACTTGCCGAGACCTTCCTGTCGTGA
- a CDS encoding amino acid ABC transporter permease/ATP-binding protein, whose translation MALTTDFAGIKPDSRTAEPRQDHSRYRIVPARHPERLAGTLFAAVVIIAVLYSTFTNPRWGWGVFADWFFAEPVLVGLGRTLLLTALAAMSGSILGTALALARVSKSPLLSGLSWGYIWLLRSIPVIVLLLILNNLGYLYETIKIGIPFTDTVFLDYPTVQLLTPFAAAFLGLTLNQSAFFAEIVRGGILSVDHGQLEAAAALGLPRRRQAFRIVLPQAMRSILPTGFNELIGLAKSTSMVYVLALPELFYTVQVIYRRNLEVIPLLMVATVWYLIIMTVLSVAQYYIERYFSKGAVRNPAPLPFQAFFDRFRRPLPVLNLATDRVRNTGFHDAAALRAAGGTVRIHGISKSFGSLKVLDDVELNLPAGSVTAVLGPSGSGKSTLLRVINHLERVDEGFISVDGDFVGYRRKGDTLYELKEKDILKGRADIGMVFQSFNLFPHLTVLENLIEAPIQVRGVGRQEAVQLAQELLARIGLSDKINAYPRQLSGGQQQRVAIARALALRPKVLLFDEPTSALDPELVGEVLYLIKELARTGTTLVIVTHEIGFAREVADTVVFMDSGRILEAGPPARIFTQAEHPRTREFLAKVL comes from the coding sequence ATGGCACTGACGACGGATTTCGCGGGCATCAAGCCCGACAGCAGGACGGCAGAACCGAGGCAGGATCATTCCCGGTATCGCATCGTCCCGGCGCGCCATCCGGAGCGGCTGGCAGGCACGTTATTCGCCGCCGTTGTCATCATCGCCGTGCTCTATTCTACCTTCACCAATCCGCGCTGGGGTTGGGGCGTGTTTGCGGATTGGTTTTTTGCGGAGCCGGTGCTCGTCGGCCTTGGCAGGACGCTGCTCCTGACCGCGCTTGCCGCCATGTCGGGTTCCATCCTCGGAACCGCTCTGGCGCTCGCCCGCGTTTCCAAATCGCCGCTGCTTTCCGGTCTCTCGTGGGGATATATTTGGCTGCTGCGCTCGATCCCCGTCATTGTGCTGCTGCTGATCCTGAACAATCTCGGCTACCTCTACGAGACGATCAAAATCGGCATCCCCTTCACCGACACGGTCTTCCTTGACTATCCCACAGTGCAGCTGCTGACGCCCTTTGCCGCTGCCTTCCTCGGGCTCACGCTCAACCAGTCGGCCTTTTTCGCCGAGATCGTCCGCGGCGGCATCCTCTCGGTCGATCACGGTCAATTGGAGGCCGCCGCCGCTCTCGGTCTGCCGCGCCGCCGGCAAGCCTTCCGCATCGTGCTGCCCCAGGCCATGCGCTCCATCCTGCCGACCGGCTTCAATGAACTCATCGGTTTGGCGAAAAGCACCTCGATGGTCTACGTGCTGGCGCTGCCGGAGCTGTTCTACACGGTCCAGGTGATCTACCGCCGCAATCTCGAAGTCATTCCGCTGCTGATGGTCGCGACCGTCTGGTACTTGATCATCATGACCGTGTTGTCGGTCGCCCAGTACTATATCGAACGCTATTTCTCCAAGGGCGCCGTGCGCAACCCGGCGCCGCTGCCCTTCCAGGCATTCTTCGACCGTTTCCGCCGCCCGCTGCCTGTCCTCAATCTCGCGACCGATAGAGTCCGCAATACCGGCTTCCATGATGCGGCGGCCCTGCGGGCAGCGGGCGGAACGGTGCGGATCCACGGTATCTCCAAAAGCTTCGGTTCGCTGAAGGTGCTTGACGATGTCGAGCTCAATTTGCCGGCCGGCAGCGTGACCGCCGTGCTCGGCCCCTCTGGTTCAGGGAAGTCGACGCTGCTGCGCGTCATCAATCATCTGGAACGGGTGGACGAGGGTTTCATTTCGGTCGACGGAGATTTCGTCGGCTACAGAAGAAAGGGCGACACGCTCTACGAGCTGAAGGAGAAGGACATCCTCAAAGGCCGGGCCGACATCGGCATGGTCTTCCAGAGCTTTAATCTCTTTCCGCATCTGACCGTGTTGGAAAACCTGATCGAAGCACCGATCCAGGTCCGCGGCGTCGGCCGGCAGGAAGCGGTGCAACTGGCGCAGGAACTGCTTGCTCGCATCGGCCTCAGCGACAAGATCAACGCCTATCCGCGCCAGCTCTCCGGCGGCCAGCAACAGCGGGTGGCGATCGCCCGGGCGCTGGCGCTTCGCCCGAAGGTGCTGCTCTTCGACGAGCCGACCTCCGCGCTCGATCCCGAGCTTGTCGGCGAGGTGCTCTATCTCATCAAGGAACTGGCCCGCACCGGCACGACGCTCGTCATCGTCACGCATGAAATCGGCTTTGCCCGGGAAGTCGCCGATACGGTCGTCTTCATGGACAGCGGCCGCATTCTGGAGGCTGGACCGCCGGCCCGCATCTTCACGCAAGCGGAGCATCCCCGGACACGCGAATTCCTCGCCAAGGTTCTCTAG